One stretch of Aeromicrobium fastidiosum DNA includes these proteins:
- a CDS encoding M24 family metallopeptidase, whose protein sequence is MSTWRKAQQLAASNGIDALLVTPGADLRYLTGYVALPLERLTCLVLPAHGDPTLVVPALERHAAEASGVDVEIATWGETDDPFALVAGLVGDAGTIGVDDHMWASRVFALGEAIPTADQVLAGWLVQQLRIRKDADEVDALRQAGLAIDRVHGRVDEWLRPGRTEREVGADIARAIIDEGHETVDFVIVGSGPNGASPHHELSDRVIEAGDPVVVDIGGTMPSGYCSDSTRNYLAGGAVDPAYADAYAVLEEAQRAQLEHARPGVTAESVDAVGRRIIADAGYGDLFIHRTGHGIGQETHEEPYIVEGNDLVLEEGMAFSIEPGIYFDGRFGARIEDIVVCTADGLEVLNNTPRGLVAL, encoded by the coding sequence GTGAGCACATGGCGCAAGGCACAGCAGCTGGCAGCATCCAACGGCATCGACGCACTCCTGGTCACCCCGGGCGCGGATCTTCGCTACCTCACGGGTTACGTGGCCCTTCCGCTCGAGCGGCTGACGTGCCTGGTGCTGCCCGCGCACGGTGATCCGACGCTGGTCGTGCCGGCGCTGGAGCGTCACGCCGCCGAGGCGTCCGGGGTCGACGTCGAGATCGCCACGTGGGGCGAGACGGACGATCCGTTCGCGTTGGTCGCCGGGCTGGTCGGCGATGCGGGCACGATCGGCGTCGACGACCACATGTGGGCCTCGCGGGTGTTCGCGCTGGGCGAGGCCATCCCGACCGCCGACCAGGTGCTCGCGGGCTGGCTCGTGCAGCAGCTGCGCATCCGCAAGGACGCCGACGAGGTCGACGCGTTGCGCCAGGCGGGGCTCGCGATCGACCGGGTGCACGGCCGCGTGGACGAGTGGCTGCGTCCCGGCCGCACCGAGCGTGAGGTGGGTGCCGACATCGCCCGGGCGATCATCGACGAGGGTCACGAGACGGTCGACTTCGTGATCGTCGGCTCCGGTCCCAACGGGGCATCCCCGCACCACGAGCTGTCCGACCGCGTCATCGAGGCCGGAGACCCTGTGGTCGTCGACATCGGCGGCACGATGCCGTCGGGCTACTGCTCCGACAGCACCCGCAACTACCTGGCCGGGGGCGCGGTCGACCCCGCCTACGCCGACGCGTATGCCGTCCTCGAGGAGGCGCAGCGGGCGCAGCTCGAGCACGCGCGACCCGGGGTCACCGCCGAGTCCGTCGATGCCGTCGGGCGCCGGATCATCGCCGACGCCGGCTACGGCGACCTGTTCATCCATCGCACGGGCCACGGCATCGGGCAGGAGACCCACGAGGAGCCCTACATCGTCGAGGGCAACGACCTCGTCCTCGAGGAGGGCATGGCGTTCTCGATCGAGCCCGGCATCTACTTCGACGGACGCTTCGGTGCGCGCATCGAGGACATCGTCGTCTGCACGGCGGACGGCCTCGAGGTGCTCAACAACACTCCGCGCGGGCTCGTCGCGCTGTGA
- a CDS encoding MBL fold metallo-hydrolase, translated as MDITRFGHAAVLVEVAGTRILIDPGTFSTGEVFELTGLDAIVVTHQHPDHLDQDRAPALLGHNPDALLLCDPETAALVSFGSWAENADGLDTPVGPVTLRGVGAQHAVILPSIPRIGNVGVIVSAPGEPTLFHPGDTYEYAPDGVDVLAVPLSAPWAKSSETVDFVQRVSPTTIFPIHDCTISDVAYGIYWGQVSGHGGVDDARLVDQTGSFELSHN; from the coding sequence ATGGACATCACGCGATTCGGCCACGCCGCCGTGCTGGTGGAGGTCGCCGGCACCCGCATCCTGATCGATCCCGGCACCTTCAGCACCGGCGAGGTCTTCGAGCTCACGGGCCTCGATGCGATCGTCGTCACGCACCAGCACCCCGATCACCTCGACCAGGACCGTGCGCCGGCGCTGCTCGGGCACAACCCCGACGCCCTGCTGCTGTGCGACCCCGAGACCGCCGCCCTCGTGTCGTTCGGGTCGTGGGCCGAGAACGCCGACGGCCTCGACACGCCGGTCGGACCCGTGACGCTGCGCGGCGTCGGTGCGCAGCACGCCGTGATCCTGCCGTCGATCCCCCGCATCGGCAACGTCGGCGTCATCGTGAGTGCGCCCGGCGAGCCGACCCTGTTCCACCCCGGCGACACGTACGAGTACGCACCGGACGGCGTCGACGTCCTCGCGGTCCCGCTGTCGGCACCCTGGGCCAAGTCGAGCGAGACGGTCGACTTCGTCCAGCGGGTCTCCCCCACGACGATCTTCCCCATCCACGACTGCACGATCTCGGACGTCGCCTACGGCATCTACTGGGGCCAGGTGTCGGGGCACGGCGGTGTCGACGACGCACGACTCGTCGACCAGACCGGGTCGTTTGAGTTATCTCATAACTGA
- a CDS encoding HNH endonuclease signature motif containing protein, whose amino-acid sequence MFETMAPGRVLDEVRGFDFDALPVIEAGHERVEAIKALDRAARAAQAEQVRQIVALLDERTQLMVGAGDPCLSVIGEVSMARMIGPTAAGTQLELAMGMDRLPQVFALFADGTISEATARAVARETQSLHVDDMVVADAEIAGKIVGMTTVQARQCAARVVIGIDAEAAYERSRRNRADARVTMAPEADGVATMIVRGPAEQILAAYKTLDDWATGLRSTGDPRTRGQIMCQTLVERVTGLAYADGADVELQLVLDAKTLLAGPDGDTPVELTGYGPIAPDVADDIIARAKTASVRRLLVDPVDGTLLVREKRRRRFDRTTSAHVRARDKYCRQPGCDLAIRDDDHIRSHQHAGPSIADNAQGLCKRSHTIKHQPGWQVTGDGKITKWTTPTGHTYTSTPPPVLPGRDLGHLRQ is encoded by the coding sequence ATGTTCGAGACCATGGCACCGGGACGGGTCCTGGATGAGGTGCGTGGTTTCGACTTCGACGCTCTGCCGGTGATCGAGGCTGGCCATGAGCGGGTCGAGGCGATCAAGGCCCTCGACCGTGCTGCGCGGGCGGCGCAGGCTGAGCAGGTCCGGCAGATCGTCGCGCTGCTCGACGAACGCACCCAGCTGATGGTCGGTGCTGGTGATCCGTGCCTGTCGGTGATCGGCGAGGTCTCGATGGCCCGGATGATCGGCCCGACTGCAGCTGGTACCCAGCTCGAGCTCGCCATGGGCATGGACCGGTTGCCGCAGGTGTTCGCCCTGTTCGCTGACGGGACGATCAGCGAGGCCACCGCCCGCGCCGTCGCCCGCGAGACCCAGAGCCTGCACGTCGACGACATGGTCGTGGCCGATGCGGAAATCGCCGGCAAGATCGTCGGGATGACGACCGTGCAGGCACGTCAGTGCGCCGCACGTGTCGTGATCGGCATCGATGCTGAGGCCGCGTACGAGCGGTCGCGTCGTAACCGTGCCGACGCGAGGGTGACGATGGCCCCTGAGGCTGATGGGGTCGCGACGATGATTGTGCGTGGCCCGGCCGAACAGATCCTTGCGGCGTACAAGACGCTGGACGACTGGGCCACAGGTCTCCGGTCGACCGGTGACCCCCGCACCCGTGGCCAGATCATGTGCCAGACACTGGTCGAGCGAGTCACCGGCCTGGCCTATGCCGACGGTGCCGATGTCGAGCTGCAGCTCGTGCTTGACGCCAAGACCCTCCTGGCGGGGCCCGATGGCGACACCCCGGTCGAGCTGACCGGTTACGGGCCCATCGCGCCTGATGTCGCCGACGACATCATCGCCAGAGCCAAGACCGCGTCGGTCCGCCGGTTGCTGGTCGACCCCGTCGACGGCACCCTGCTCGTGCGTGAGAAGCGCCGCCGCCGCTTCGACCGCACCACATCGGCCCACGTCCGAGCCCGTGACAAGTACTGCCGCCAACCCGGATGCGACCTCGCAATCCGCGACGACGACCACATCCGATCCCACCAACACGCCGGCCCCTCCATCGCCGACAACGCCCAAGGCCTCTGCAAGAGGTCCCACACCATCAAGCACCAACCCGGATGGCAGGTCACCGGAGACGGCAAGATCACGAAGTGGACCACCCCCACCGGCCACACGTACACGTCGACCCCACCACCCGTCCTGCCCGGACGAGACCTCGGGCACCTGCGCCAATAA
- a CDS encoding 5'-3' exonuclease, producing the protein MSQTRGRLLLLDSASLYFRAFFGIPKTLTAPDGTAVNALRGILDFTSSLTTQYEPEAVVACWDDAWRPQWRVDLVDTYKTQRLDADGGEADTTDGLLGPQVPLIAEAFALLGIPVVGAADAEADDVIGTLATLWDGPVDVVTGDRDLFQVVDDARDVRVLYVAKGVSKHDVVDDAWIRAKYGIGAADYVDFAVMRGDPSDGLPGVAGIGDKTAAALIEEFGDLDGIITAAGDDSSSIKPRVRQSLLDSVDYIRAAREVVAVKRDVCEIPALDGAVDTDGFTSFGTTWGLGTVAERALKARG; encoded by the coding sequence ATGTCCCAGACCCGCGGCCGTCTTCTCCTGCTCGACAGCGCGAGCCTGTACTTCAGGGCCTTCTTCGGCATCCCGAAGACGCTCACGGCACCCGACGGCACAGCGGTCAACGCCCTGCGCGGCATCCTCGACTTCACGTCGTCGCTGACGACGCAGTATGAGCCCGAGGCCGTCGTGGCGTGCTGGGACGACGCCTGGCGCCCCCAGTGGCGGGTCGACCTCGTCGACACCTACAAGACGCAGCGGCTCGACGCCGACGGCGGCGAGGCCGACACGACCGACGGCCTGCTCGGGCCGCAGGTGCCGCTCATCGCGGAGGCGTTCGCGCTGCTCGGCATCCCCGTCGTGGGCGCGGCTGATGCGGAGGCCGATGACGTCATCGGCACCCTGGCCACGCTGTGGGACGGTCCCGTCGACGTCGTGACGGGCGACCGCGACCTCTTCCAGGTCGTCGACGACGCCCGCGACGTCCGCGTGCTCTACGTCGCCAAGGGCGTCTCGAAGCACGATGTCGTCGACGACGCGTGGATCCGCGCCAAGTACGGCATCGGTGCCGCCGACTACGTCGACTTCGCCGTCATGCGGGGCGACCCGTCCGACGGCCTGCCGGGTGTCGCCGGCATCGGCGACAAGACCGCCGCGGCGCTGATCGAGGAGTTTGGCGACCTCGACGGCATCATCACCGCAGCCGGCGACGACTCCTCGTCGATCAAGCCCCGCGTACGTCAGTCGCTGCTCGACTCGGTCGACTACATCCGTGCGGCCCGCGAGGTCGTCGCGGTCAAGCGCGACGTCTGCGAGATCCCCGCGCTCGACGGCGCGGTCGACACGGACGGTTTCACCTCGTTCGGCACCACGTGGGGCCTTGGCACCGTCGCTGAGCGGGCGCTGAAGGCCCGCGGCTGA
- the lnt gene encoding apolipoprotein N-acyltransferase has translation MTPRRLGWKAAWPAAAALGVVSSFNFDPVGAPFAMVVGVAGLIGVARGLSDARKRTVAVAGLLYGLGFMGPLIWWMNAVSQGAYIGLVLAEALFFVPIMLALRAAVRLRAWPLWGAAVWVAGEWARGRFPFTGFPWGRFAHTSIDTPFSSYARLVAMPGTSAVLFVVAALVLIVVLGPGVRARAAAGAGVAALLGIGVLLPTGIAGADGTRQVALVQGDVPGVFLTWPRGEIFDLHVAETARLVEKIRDGDVPQPDMVLWPENATDIDPYHDELVRSQIENLSALLKAPILVGGIFDGPTVETARNSGVVWTADGPGDRYDKLKPVPFGEYVPFRKQAGVIVNRLARDIPRDMLPGDQPGAITIGDTRIGDTICYDIAYDSVTRRAVDGGAQLMVVQTSNAAFTGTSQPEQQWDISRLRAIETGRWVVVPSTNGISGVVDPSGRSVERAPLHQPATISAKVTLASGTTPALVIGRYLEWLLVAGGFGAWWLGTRRRR, from the coding sequence GTGACGCCCCGCCGGCTGGGGTGGAAGGCCGCCTGGCCGGCCGCGGCGGCGCTCGGCGTCGTCTCGTCGTTCAACTTCGACCCCGTCGGTGCGCCGTTCGCGATGGTCGTCGGCGTCGCCGGGCTGATCGGCGTCGCGCGGGGCCTGTCTGACGCTCGCAAGCGGACGGTCGCCGTGGCCGGTCTCCTGTACGGGCTCGGCTTCATGGGTCCGCTGATCTGGTGGATGAACGCCGTGAGCCAGGGCGCGTACATCGGCCTGGTGCTGGCCGAGGCGCTGTTCTTCGTCCCGATCATGCTCGCCCTGCGGGCTGCCGTCCGTCTGCGGGCATGGCCGCTGTGGGGCGCTGCCGTGTGGGTCGCGGGGGAGTGGGCCCGTGGCCGGTTCCCGTTCACGGGGTTCCCGTGGGGACGGTTCGCGCACACCTCGATCGACACGCCGTTCTCGTCGTACGCACGACTCGTGGCGATGCCCGGGACGAGCGCCGTGCTGTTCGTCGTCGCCGCGCTGGTCCTGATCGTCGTGCTGGGGCCCGGGGTTCGGGCACGTGCCGCCGCAGGAGCCGGCGTCGCGGCGCTACTGGGCATCGGGGTGCTGCTGCCGACCGGCATCGCAGGCGCCGACGGGACGCGTCAGGTGGCGCTGGTCCAGGGCGACGTACCCGGGGTCTTCCTCACCTGGCCGCGCGGAGAGATCTTCGACCTCCACGTCGCCGAGACCGCGCGCCTGGTCGAGAAGATCCGCGACGGCGACGTGCCGCAGCCCGACATGGTGCTGTGGCCGGAGAACGCGACCGACATCGACCCGTACCACGACGAGCTCGTCCGGTCGCAGATCGAGAACCTCTCCGCGCTGCTCAAGGCACCGATCCTGGTCGGCGGCATCTTCGATGGCCCCACGGTCGAGACCGCACGCAACTCCGGCGTCGTCTGGACGGCCGATGGTCCCGGCGACCGCTACGACAAGCTCAAGCCCGTCCCGTTCGGCGAGTACGTGCCGTTCCGCAAGCAGGCCGGCGTGATCGTCAACCGCCTCGCCCGGGACATCCCGCGCGACATGCTCCCCGGTGACCAGCCGGGAGCCATCACGATCGGCGACACCCGCATCGGTGACACGATCTGCTACGACATCGCCTACGACAGCGTGACCCGCCGGGCGGTCGACGGGGGAGCGCAGCTCATGGTCGTCCAGACCAGCAACGCGGCGTTCACCGGCACCTCCCAGCCCGAGCAGCAGTGGGACATCTCGCGGCTGCGGGCCATCGAGACCGGACGCTGGGTCGTCGTCCCGTCGACCAACGGCATCTCCGGGGTCGTCGACCCGTCGGGACGCAGTGTCGAGCGCGCGCCCCTGCACCAACCGGCGACGATCAGCGCGAAGGTCACCCTGGCGTCCGGCACGACTCCGGCCCTGGTCATCGGCCGCTACCTCGAGTGGCTGCTCGTCGCGGGCGGGTTCGGTGCCTGGTGGCTCGGCACGCGCCGCAGACGATGA
- a CDS encoding PLD nuclease N-terminal domain-containing protein: protein MDGLLSVVVLGLWIFCLIDVITTDESLCRNLSKTMWVLLVLFLPAVGSLAWLIAGRPQAPADLPYKGNRGTAVPAVYDRERPAHHVDPDPDAEAEYQRALRARAEEQRQAYRARQQRELGEGPRES, encoded by the coding sequence ATGGACGGGCTGCTGAGCGTGGTGGTCCTGGGGCTGTGGATCTTCTGCCTCATCGATGTGATCACGACCGACGAGAGTCTCTGCCGCAATCTCTCCAAGACCATGTGGGTGCTGCTGGTGCTGTTCCTGCCGGCCGTCGGCTCGCTGGCGTGGCTCATCGCCGGTCGCCCGCAGGCACCCGCTGATCTGCCCTACAAGGGCAACCGCGGCACGGCTGTCCCGGCGGTGTACGACCGCGAGCGTCCCGCCCACCACGTCGACCCCGATCCCGATGCGGAGGCCGAGTACCAGCGGGCGCTGCGAGCCCGGGCCGAGGAGCAGCGTCAGGCCTACCGCGCCAGGCAGCAGCGCGAGCTCGGCGAGGGACCCCGCGAGTCGTAG
- a CDS encoding glycerophosphodiester phosphodiesterase family protein: MSGYLDSPPLALAHRGGSGVGDNVGIENSMAAFAHAYQLGFRYLETDVRSSSDGVVYAIHDAALDRLTGNAGAVSDLTAESLDLQRLDQREPFARLEALYETFGDARLNIDLKSADVVEATCELVRRLGVVDRTLLASFSHRRLRQARRLLPGVATSASSVEAALVKLLPTMLLRRLRLAPVCLQVPVDHGPVQVVTPGFVHKAHALGLQVHVWTIDDAAEMHRLLDLGVDGIVTDRTDVLKDVLTARGSWKDPR, from the coding sequence GTGTCCGGCTACCTCGACTCCCCTCCCCTGGCCCTCGCGCACCGCGGAGGATCGGGTGTGGGCGACAACGTCGGCATCGAGAACTCGATGGCGGCGTTCGCCCACGCCTACCAGCTGGGCTTCCGCTACCTCGAGACCGACGTGCGCTCGTCGTCGGACGGGGTGGTCTACGCCATCCACGACGCCGCGCTCGACCGGCTCACCGGCAACGCCGGCGCCGTCAGCGACCTGACGGCCGAGTCGCTCGACCTGCAACGACTCGACCAGCGTGAGCCGTTCGCGAGGCTCGAGGCGCTGTACGAGACCTTCGGCGACGCCCGGCTCAACATCGACCTCAAGTCCGCCGACGTGGTCGAGGCGACCTGCGAGCTCGTCCGTCGCCTCGGCGTCGTCGACCGGACCCTGCTGGCGTCGTTCTCGCACCGCCGGCTGCGTCAGGCCCGCCGGCTGCTGCCCGGGGTCGCCACCTCGGCGTCGAGCGTCGAGGCCGCGCTGGTCAAGCTGCTGCCCACGATGCTGCTGCGCCGACTCAGGCTGGCTCCGGTGTGCCTGCAGGTGCCGGTCGACCACGGACCGGTGCAGGTCGTGACCCCCGGTTTCGTCCACAAGGCACACGCCCTGGGGCTGCAGGTGCACGTCTGGACGATCGACGACGCGGCCGAGATGCACCGGCTGCTCGACCTCGGCGTCGACGGCATCGTGACCGATCGCACCGATGTGCTCAAGGACGTCCTGACCGCACGAGGTTCCTGGAAGGACCCACGATGA
- a CDS encoding MFS transporter, with product MSSSPASSAVADATRRGPVIAWSLWDWGSAAFNAVIVTFVFSVYLTDSVGDDLSGPVSASSWLGWSVGAASLVIAVLAPVMGQRSDASGHRKRSLALLTLSVVVTTALMFLVEDSPSYLWLGLVLIAVGTVLFELAQVPYFSMLRQVSTPETVGRVSGVGWAFGYLGGIVLLIIVYVGLISGDGGLLGVSTDNGLNIRWVAVVAAVWFLVFSIPVLFAVPELPADASPVPNVGFRESYRVLFAEIRTMWRDDRHVLQFLIASALFRDGLAGVFTFGAVIAVSVYGFTDDTVIPFGIAANVAAAAGAIVAGRLDDRLGPRRVIVFSLLAMLGAGAILLFLDGMAAFWVFGLVLCLFVGPAQSASRTYLVRLTPPGKEGQHFGLYAMTGRAASFLAPTLFGLFAFALGDDRWGIIGIMLVLLVGLLALLKVPPLTGDRASSPATV from the coding sequence ATGAGCAGCTCCCCCGCCTCCTCCGCCGTCGCCGACGCCACCCGGCGCGGGCCCGTCATCGCGTGGAGCCTGTGGGACTGGGGCTCGGCCGCGTTCAACGCAGTGATCGTGACCTTCGTCTTCTCGGTCTACCTGACCGACTCGGTCGGCGACGACCTGTCGGGACCGGTCTCGGCGAGCTCCTGGCTGGGCTGGTCGGTCGGTGCCGCGAGCCTCGTGATCGCGGTGCTCGCACCCGTCATGGGCCAGCGCTCGGACGCGTCGGGGCACCGCAAGCGCTCGCTCGCGCTGCTGACGCTGTCGGTCGTGGTGACGACTGCCCTGATGTTCCTGGTCGAGGACAGCCCCTCGTACCTGTGGCTCGGCCTCGTGCTGATCGCCGTCGGCACGGTGCTGTTCGAGCTCGCGCAGGTGCCGTACTTCTCGATGCTGCGTCAGGTCTCGACCCCCGAGACCGTCGGACGGGTCTCCGGCGTCGGCTGGGCGTTCGGCTACCTCGGCGGCATCGTCCTGCTGATCATCGTCTACGTCGGACTGATCTCCGGCGACGGCGGGCTGCTCGGCGTCAGCACCGACAACGGTCTCAACATCCGGTGGGTCGCCGTCGTCGCCGCGGTGTGGTTCCTGGTCTTCTCGATCCCGGTGCTCTTCGCGGTGCCGGAGCTTCCGGCTGACGCCAGCCCCGTGCCGAACGTGGGCTTCCGGGAGTCGTACCGGGTCCTGTTCGCCGAGATCCGGACGATGTGGCGCGACGACCGTCACGTGCTGCAGTTCCTCATCGCGAGCGCCCTGTTCCGCGACGGCCTCGCAGGAGTGTTCACCTTCGGCGCCGTCATCGCGGTCAGCGTCTACGGCTTCACCGACGACACCGTGATCCCGTTCGGCATCGCCGCCAACGTCGCCGCCGCCGCGGGAGCGATCGTCGCCGGAAGGCTCGACGACCGGCTCGGCCCGCGACGCGTCATCGTCTTCTCGCTGCTCGCGATGCTCGGCGCCGGTGCGATCCTGCTGTTCCTCGACGGCATGGCCGCGTTCTGGGTGTTCGGCCTGGTGCTGTGCCTGTTCGTCGGCCCGGCGCAGTCGGCCTCGCGCACGTACCTCGTGCGCCTGACGCCCCCGGGCAAGGAGGGCCAGCACTTCGGCCTCTACGCCATGACCGGGCGGGCGGCATCCTTCCTCGCACCGACGCTCTTCGGCCTGTTCGCGTTCGCCCTCGGCGACGACCGGTGGGGCATCATCGGCATCATGCTGGTGCTCCTGGTCGGCCTGCTGGCGTTGCTCAAGGTGCCGCCGCTGACCGGCGACCGCGCGTCCTCACCGGCAACTGTGTAG
- a CDS encoding UDP-N-acetylglucosamine 1-carboxyvinyltransferase: MSVRDDYPSRIGALIRDARQHSGLTQAELATELKTSQSAINRIEKGQQNLTLDMLARIGSALDSELVSVGTSGPSHLRVAGGTTLSGTIDVKSSKNAGVALLCASLLNAGTTVLRKVARIEEVNRLLEVLTSIGVKATWLNAENDLELVVPAELDLAAMDADAARRTRSIIMFLGPLMHRYDDFELPYAGGCDLGTRTVEPHMTALRPFGLKVVATEGSYHATAAAGAGPERPIVLTERGDTVTENALLAAARYDGVTVIRNASPNYMVQDLCFFLVKLGVGIDGIGTTTLRVTGKPVINCDVEYAPSEDPIEAMSLIAAAIVTKSSITVRRVPIEFMEIELALLEEMGFEYDRTEEYPAENGETRLVDITTHASVLHAPIDKIHPMPFPGLNIDNLPFFAVIAATAEGQTMLHDWVYENRAIYLTELNKLGASVKLLDPHRVLIEGPTHWSGTELVCPPALRPAVVILLAMLAAKGTSVLRSVYVINRGYEDLAERLNALGAQIETFRDI, translated from the coding sequence ATGAGTGTTCGCGACGACTACCCCTCCCGCATCGGGGCCCTCATCAGGGACGCTCGACAGCACAGCGGGCTCACCCAGGCTGAGCTGGCGACCGAGCTGAAGACCAGCCAGAGCGCCATCAACCGCATCGAGAAGGGTCAGCAGAACCTGACCCTCGACATGCTGGCCCGCATCGGCAGCGCCCTCGACTCCGAGCTCGTCAGCGTCGGAACGTCCGGCCCCAGCCACCTGCGAGTGGCCGGTGGCACGACGCTGTCGGGCACGATCGACGTCAAGTCGAGCAAGAACGCCGGCGTCGCCCTGCTGTGCGCCTCGCTGCTCAACGCCGGCACCACGGTCCTGCGCAAGGTCGCCCGCATCGAGGAGGTCAACCGACTCCTCGAGGTGCTGACGTCGATCGGCGTCAAGGCCACGTGGCTCAACGCCGAGAACGACCTCGAGCTGGTCGTGCCGGCCGAGCTCGACCTCGCCGCGATGGACGCCGACGCCGCTCGACGCACCCGCAGCATCATCATGTTCCTGGGCCCCCTGATGCACCGCTACGACGACTTCGAGCTGCCGTACGCCGGTGGCTGCGATCTCGGCACGCGCACCGTCGAGCCGCACATGACGGCGCTGCGTCCGTTCGGCCTCAAGGTCGTCGCGACCGAGGGCAGCTACCACGCCACAGCTGCCGCGGGTGCCGGCCCCGAGCGTCCGATTGTCCTGACCGAGCGCGGCGACACCGTCACCGAGAACGCGCTGCTGGCGGCCGCCCGCTACGACGGCGTCACCGTCATCCGCAACGCCAGCCCCAACTACATGGTGCAGGACCTGTGCTTCTTCCTGGTCAAGCTCGGTGTCGGCATCGACGGCATCGGCACCACGACGCTGCGCGTCACCGGCAAGCCCGTCATCAACTGCGACGTCGAGTACGCCCCCAGCGAGGATCCCATCGAGGCGATGAGCCTCATCGCGGCGGCGATCGTCACCAAGTCGAGCATCACGGTGCGCCGGGTGCCGATCGAGTTCATGGAGATCGAGCTCGCCCTGCTCGAGGAGATGGGCTTCGAGTACGATCGCACCGAGGAGTACCCCGCCGAGAACGGCGAGACCCGTCTCGTCGACATCACGACGCACGCATCTGTGCTGCACGCCCCGATCGACAAGATCCACCCCATGCCGTTCCCGGGCCTCAACATCGACAACCTGCCGTTCTTCGCCGTCATCGCGGCGACGGCCGAGGGCCAGACGATGCTGCACGACTGGGTCTACGAGAACCGGGCGATCTACCTGACCGAGCTCAACAAGCTGGGTGCGTCGGTCAAGCTGCTCGACCCTCACCGCGTGCTGATCGAGGGTCCGACGCACTGGAGCGGCACCGAGCTCGTGTGCCCTCCGGCGCTGCGTCCGGCCGTCGTGATCCTGCTGGCGATGCTCGCGGCCAAGGGCACGAGCGTCCTGCGCAGCGTCTACGTCATCAACCGCGGCTACGAGGATCTCGCCGAGCGGCTCAACGCCCTCGGCGCGCAGATCGAGACCTTCCGCGACATCTGA
- a CDS encoding alpha/beta hydrolase, which translates to MGLIHDAYALMSGVLAPVTVNYGRSLQFAGRDLPRPVGRRVLTRHGRVKVDVYLPPGVTSPPVYVHFHGGAFIMRYPKMDDFFCRFLVAEAGVAVVNVDYLVAPRVRYPVAHEQAHDVLAWLGEHAGEWGLDARRITVGGFSGGGNLAASACLQARDLGTVTPLLQLLAVPSLDVAGDVHAKPSTIAHPMIGPELLTLVRATYFKDAARRAEPYASPLLAESVAGLPPAVVFTAAHDSLRAEGDAYAARLASEGLLVEHRVVPGRDHYFLDGDDPVQARGLLTDLAAHVRAATS; encoded by the coding sequence ATGGGACTGATCCACGACGCGTACGCGCTGATGTCCGGTGTGCTGGCCCCCGTGACGGTGAACTATGGCCGATCGCTGCAGTTCGCGGGCCGTGATCTTCCGCGTCCGGTCGGGCGCCGGGTGCTCACCCGGCACGGGCGCGTCAAGGTCGACGTCTACCTGCCGCCCGGGGTGACGTCACCGCCTGTGTACGTGCACTTCCACGGCGGCGCGTTCATCATGCGGTACCCGAAGATGGATGACTTCTTCTGCCGGTTCCTGGTGGCGGAGGCGGGTGTCGCCGTGGTGAACGTCGACTACCTGGTCGCTCCGCGCGTGCGGTACCCCGTGGCGCACGAGCAGGCGCACGACGTCCTCGCCTGGCTCGGCGAGCACGCAGGGGAGTGGGGTCTGGACGCCCGACGCATCACGGTGGGGGGCTTCAGCGGTGGCGGCAACCTCGCGGCGTCGGCCTGCCTGCAGGCCCGCGATCTCGGGACGGTCACGCCGCTGCTGCAGCTGCTCGCCGTCCCGTCGCTCGACGTCGCCGGCGACGTCCACGCCAAGCCGTCGACCATCGCGCACCCGATGATCGGTCCGGAGCTGCTGACGCTCGTGCGTGCGACGTACTTCAAGGACGCCGCGCGGCGCGCCGAGCCGTATGCGTCGCCGTTGCTGGCCGAGTCCGTGGCAGGGCTGCCACCTGCGGTCGTCTTCACGGCCGCCCACGACTCACTCCGGGCAGAGGGCGATGCGTATGCGGCACGCCTCGCGTCCGAAGGGCTGCTGGTCGAGCACCGGGTCGTCCCGGGGCGCGATCACTACTTCTTGGACGGCGACGACCCCGTGCAGGCTCGTGGGCTGCTCACCGACCTCGCGGCTCACGTGCGAGCGGCGACGTCCTGA
- a CDS encoding RNA polymerase-binding protein RbpA, protein MAERALRGARLGTQSFEDERGVEMAPRQQVEYVCADGHTFTVVMADEAEIPFEWEDPKTGQVGQLAHGVKPEGKAEKPIRTHWDMLLERRSVDELEEILTERLELLRGGEIGPPHLHRPAKKSAAKKKTA, encoded by the coding sequence ATGGCTGAACGTGCATTGCGAGGTGCTCGACTCGGGACGCAGAGCTTCGAGGACGAGCGCGGAGTCGAGATGGCTCCCCGACAGCAGGTCGAGTACGTCTGCGCCGACGGCCACACGTTCACGGTGGTCATGGCCGACGAGGCCGAGATCCCGTTCGAGTGGGAAGACCCCAAGACGGGTCAGGTCGGACAGCTGGCTCACGGTGTCAAGCCCGAGGGCAAGGCCGAGAAGCCGATCCGTACGCACTGGGACATGCTCTTGGAGCGTCGATCGGTCGACGAGCTCGAGGAGATCCTGACGGAGCGGCTCGAGCTGCTCCGCGGCGGCGAGATCGGTCCGCCGCACCTGCACCGTCCGGCCAAGAAGTCGGCGGCGAAGAAGAAGACCGCCTAG